A stretch of Bacillus pseudomycoides DNA encodes these proteins:
- a CDS encoding CpsD/CapB family tyrosine-protein kinase, translating to MILNKKQSRILDNSHLIAHIAPKSKMAEEYRTIRTNLQFAIGTDKTRTIIITSPGYGEGKTTTVANLAVSMAQQDEKVLVVDADLRTPELHAIFGIENKSGLTNILEGKATLEKVVIQTEIKNVHILTSGPEINNPAEMLSLPSMQNLISKAIEQYDIILFDSPPLLEVIDTNILASQCDGVLLVLSCYQTASEAAVEANRALGLTKGKLVGAILNKKV from the coding sequence TTGATTCTTAATAAAAAACAAAGCCGTATCCTTGATAATAGTCATTTAATTGCTCATATCGCTCCGAAATCGAAGATGGCTGAGGAATATCGAACAATTCGTACTAACCTTCAATTTGCAATTGGCACTGACAAAACAAGAACTATAATTATTACTTCTCCTGGATATGGAGAAGGTAAAACCACTACTGTCGCAAATTTGGCGGTTTCCATGGCTCAGCAAGATGAAAAAGTCTTAGTTGTTGATGCAGATTTGCGAACTCCGGAACTACATGCGATTTTTGGAATAGAAAATAAATCTGGATTAACAAATATTCTCGAGGGAAAAGCAACGTTAGAAAAAGTGGTAATTCAGACCGAAATCAAAAATGTACATATATTAACAAGTGGTCCCGAAATTAATAATCCAGCTGAGATGCTTAGTTTACCATCTATGCAAAATTTAATTAGCAAAGCAATAGAGCAATATGACATTATTTTATTTGATTCTCCGCCCCTTCTCGAGGTTATAGATACAAATATACTAGCTAGTCAATGTGATGGAGTATTGTTGGTGTTAAGTTGCTATCAAACTGCTAGTGAAGCAGCAGTTGAAGCGAATAGGGCGTTAGGTTTAACAAAAGGAAAGCTTGTAGGGGCTATTCTAAATAAAAAAGTATAA
- a CDS encoding Wzz/FepE/Etk N-terminal domain-containing protein produces MEKEINLKNLFNVIKRKFWIIAVITILAAFIGGIYSFFMKTPLYASSARILIPANADAIATLKVMIKEPIVLEKVAQQLNSSKSADALNGQVSVAKIEESQVFVITAVDTNPAQAAQIANATANVYKEEANAILNFSNVRILTEAKVQEHPSPINLNHAKAIEMALAAGLILSIGVVFILDSLDETIKSERNIEKLLPVPVLGSVSQMKKNNIVDKTNKRESVIVEGKTFDS; encoded by the coding sequence ATGGAAAAGGAAATAAACTTAAAAAACTTATTTAATGTTATAAAAAGAAAATTTTGGATTATTGCAGTAATTACGATATTAGCGGCATTTATTGGTGGGATATATAGCTTTTTCATGAAAACGCCTTTATACGCGTCTTCTGCAAGAATTCTTATTCCAGCCAATGCTGATGCTATAGCTACACTTAAAGTTATGATAAAGGAACCTATTGTTTTAGAGAAAGTAGCCCAGCAATTAAATTCGTCAAAATCAGCAGACGCATTAAACGGACAGGTCAGTGTTGCGAAGATTGAAGAGTCGCAGGTTTTTGTTATTACGGCTGTGGATACTAATCCAGCTCAGGCAGCCCAAATTGCTAATGCTACAGCAAATGTTTATAAAGAAGAAGCAAATGCTATCCTAAATTTTTCGAATGTCCGCATCTTAACAGAAGCAAAAGTACAAGAGCATCCTTCACCGATAAACTTGAATCATGCAAAAGCGATAGAAATGGCCTTGGCTGCCGGTCTTATATTGAGTATCGGAGTAGTCTTTATATTGGATTCTCTTGATGAAACAATTAAATCGGAACGTAACATTGAAAAGCTATTACCGGTTCCCGTTTTAGGAAGTGTTTCTCAAATGAAGAAAAATAATATAGTAGATAAAACAAATAAGAGAGAAAGTGTAATAGTGGAGGGGAAAACATTTGATTCTTAA